Within Xanthomonas theicola, the genomic segment GGTCGCCACCGTCGTAGGCCGTTTCCAGTCCGGAGGCGAACAGCACCTGCCGCACCCGCGCCGGGTCGCAGCCGCACTGGGCGGCCAGGTGCGCGATGCGCGCCGTGCGCGAGTAGGCCGCCAGCACGCCGTCGAAGTCGAGCAGCAGCAGCCAGGGGCGCGTATGGGTCAGCGCGGCCACGGCGCCTGGCGCAGGCAGGAAAGGTAGGGCTGGAACATGGGGCGGGTCCGAAGCAGCGGCGACCGAGAGTAATCCAGTACCCGCGGCAGCGAACGCCGCTACCCGCGCCGCGATGCCGGTCATCCCCCACCCACCCGCCCGCGGCGCACCTACCCGCCGGATCCGATCGCCCGGCGCTGCGCGCTGGCTATGGTCCCTGCACGCCGCGATCGCGGCGCCGCCGGTCGGGGACCGGTGCGCATCCACGCCACATCCACGTCATCTCGGGGGTCTTGGACATGAGCAAGCGTTTGCAATCCGATCGTCTGGCGCAATCGGTGTGCACGGCACTGTGCACTGCGCGTCACGGCCACGCGCTGGCCACGCTGACGCTGCTGTTGGCCGGCGCGCCGGCGCTGCCGGCGCTGGCGGAGGAGCCGGCCGGCGAGGCCAAGACACTGGACGCGATCACCGTCATCTCCACCGGCACGCGCAAGGCCAACATGGCGGTGACCGACAGCCCGGCGCCGATCCAACTGGTGAGCGCGGAGATGCTCAAGCAGTCGGCCGCGCCGGACCTGATCAACGCCATCGCCAACCAGGTGCCGTCCTACAACGCCAACCAGACCGGCAACGACATGGCGAGCCAGACCCTGACCGCCAGCCTGCGCAATCTCTCGCCCAACCACACCCTGGTGCTGGTCAACGGCAAGCGCCGCCACATCACCTCCAACGTCAACACCACCACCGGCGCGGCCTCGGCCGACCTGTCGTTCATTCCGGCAGCCGCGATCGATCACGTCGAAGTGCTGACCGACGGCGCCGCGGCGCTGTACGGTTCGGACGCGATCGCCGGCGTCATCAACATCATCCTCAAGAAGAACCACGAGGGCGGCGAGGTGGACGCCGGCTATGCGGGCTACAAGGACGGCGGTGGCGGCACCGATGCGTGGGGTGCCAACATCGGTTTCGGCAGCGACGCAGCGTATTTCAGCCTCAGCGCCGAGGTCGAGAACCGCAAGACCGTGTACCGGCTCGGTTCGTACAGCTACGCCGACTGCGTGGCCAACTATGCCGACTGTTCGGCGGTCAATCCGAGCATGGCCGAGTTCCTGGCCGACGACGTGGAGGGCATGACCCTCAACGGGCGCTTCCCCAACGTCAACGCCTGGCTCAATCCGCCGGAAGTGCATCGCAAGGCGCTGTTCTTCAACTCCGGCGCGGTGCTGAGCGACACCCTGGAGTTCTACGCCTTCGGCAGCTACGGCAAGAAGACCGCGCAGTCGGAGGAGAACTACCGCCGTCCCAGCCAGGACGGCGGCTACGTCGATCCGGTGAGCGGCGAAGTCAGCCACAAGTATCCGCTGGGCTTCAATCCGTCCGAGGCCTCCGACGAGGTCGACTACGAGTTGACCGCCGGGCTGAAGGGCGTACTGGCCGATTGGTCCTGGGATTTCTCCAGCAGCTACGGTAAGAACGAGATGGACGTGTACACGCTGAACTCGATGAATTTCAGCCTGTGGCAGGACTACGGCTCTTCGCCCGAGGATTTCTACGACGGCTCGTTCTGGGCCAGCCAGTGGACCACCAACCTCAACGCCACGCACGACTTCGACGTCGGCCTGTCGCAGCCGCTGACCTTCAACGCCGGCATCGAATACCGCCGCGACCAGTACGGCATCGATCCGGGCGATCCGGCCTCGTACTACGGCGCCGGCGCGTCCTCCTTCCCCGGCTACAACCCGCTGTTCAACACCGGTTCCTACAGCCGCCACAGCTACGCCGCCTACGCCGACGTGGTGTTCAACCCGACCGAGAAGTGGCTGCTCGACGTGGCCGGGCGCTACGAGAACTACAGCGACTTCGGCAGCAAGGTGGTCGGCAAGCTGACCACCCGCTTCGACCTCACCGACAGCTTCGCGGTGCGCGGCACCGCCAGCACCGGCTTCCGCGCGCCGACCCTGCAGGAAGGCTACTACTCGGCGGTGCAGGTCGGCCCGACCAGCGCCACCCCGACCCTGCAGCCCAACAGCGCGGCCGCCGCGGCGCTGGGCTTCGGCAGCCTGAAGCCGGAGACCAGCACCAACTACAGCCTCGGCTTCGTGTTCCGGCCGATGCAGAACTTCGACAGCACGCTCGACTTCTACCGCATCACCATCTCCGACCGCATCGGCGTGGGCACCTTCGAGTATTCCAAGGCCGGCCAGCCGGGCGACACCAATGGCGACGGCACGCCCGATGCCGCCTACAACGCCGCGCTGGGCCAGGCGCTGGTCGACTTCGGCTACCTCGGCGGCATCGATCCAGCCGCGCCGGGCGGCTCGCTCGACGCCACCGCGCGGCAGAACATCTCGGTGGCGATCTTCAACAACGCGCTCAAGACCCGTAGCAGCGGCGTGGACTGGGTGACCAACTACATCACCGAGTTCGACTGGGGCTCGATCGACTGGATGCTGGCGGCCAACTACAACAAGACCGAGGTGCTCAGCGCCAAGCCGGCGCCGGAGGTGCTCGGCGGCGCCACCATGTACAGCGCGGCGACGCTGATCAACCTGGAGAACAACGCGCCCAAGTACCGGGTCAACCTGGGCGCCACCTTCAACGTCGGCAAGTTCAGCCTGCGCGTGACCGAGGCGGTATACGGGCCGCAGTACCAGCTGGTGGCGCCCTACGACGAGTGGAATGGCGACATCTTCCCCGACAGCGTGCTGAGCCAGCTCGACGTGGTCGACGTCAACGGCGCGCCGTACTACAAGCAGAAGATCGGCACGATGGCGCTGACCAATGTCGAACTGACGTTCCGGCCCACCGAACAGCTGACCGTCAGCGTCGGCGGCGACAACGTGTTCAACACCTATCCCGACAAGATCCCGTCGGCGGCATACGACTATCTCGAGAAGAACTACCTCAGCTACTACAACTCGCCGTACCTGACCGGCAGCCCGATCGGCTATTTCGGCGCGCGCTACTACGCCAAGCTGACTTACCGCTTCTGAGCGGCGCGGCGCCCGCTCGAGTCCCTCTCCCCCCGGGAGAGGGGTTGGGGTGAGGGTGCGTCCGCCGGCGGAGCGTCCGCTCGCGCAGTACAGCGCCATCCGCCGTCCTACCCGCTCCATCGCGACCTACCCGCCGCACCCGGCCCGCGCCGCCGGTACGGCGGCTAAGGTCGATCTGCCATCCGCGAGGCGATGTCGACGATGCAAGCAGCACCCAGGGAAGCCATGACCCGCCGCCAATTGCTCGCCAGGATCGGCCTGGCCGGCGGCGGCGCGATGATGTACCAGGCGATGCACAGCCTGGGCCTGGCGGCCGAATCGCGCTTCGCCGGCGTGCCGCGGCTGGACGGCGACGCCAAGGGCGCCTCGGTGCTGGTGCTCGGCGCCGGCCTGGCCGGGCTGACCGCGGCCTACGAACTGCGCAAGGCCGGCTACCGCGTGCAGGTGCTCGAGTACAACGCGCGTCCCGGCGGCCGCAACTGGACGCTGCGCGGCGGCGACCGCTACACCGAACTGGGCGGCTTCGAGCAGCAGTGCGGGTTCGACGCGGGCATGTACCTCAATCCCGGGCCGTGGCGCATCCCGCACCACCACAAGGCGGTGCTGTCCTACTGCAAGCAGTTCGGGGTGGCGCTGGAACCGTTCGTGCAGGTCAACTTCAATGCGCTGCTGCACAGCCGCGACGGCTTCGGCGGCAAGCCGCAACGCTTTCGCGACATCGACGCCGACTACAAGGGGCACGTGGCCGAACTGCTGGCCAAGAGCACCCGGCAGGGCGCGCTGGATGCGCAGGTGCAGCGCGAGGACCAGGAGATCCTGCTCGAGTCGCTGCGCAACTGGGGCGCGCTGGACAAGGACTTCGGCTACGTCAAGGGCCGCGAGAGCAGCGAACGCCGCGGCTTCGCCAAATATCCCGGCGGCGGCCTGTCCGGCAAGCCGCAGTTCTCCGAACCGTTCAGCGCCCAGGATATCCTGCGCTCGCGGCTGTGGACCACGCTGGCGGCCGGCGACAACTACGAGATGCAGACCGCGATGTTCCAGCCGGTCGGCGGCATGGACCAGATCGGCAAGGCGTTCGCGCGCGCGGTCGGCGATGCGATCCGCTACGACGCCCGGGTCACCCGCATCGACCAGGACGCGCGCGGGGTCCGCGTCGCCTACCAGGACCGCGCCGGCGCCGCGCAGCTGGCCACCGCCGACTGGTGCGTGTGCACGATCCCGCTGTCGATCCTCAGCCGCATCCCGCTCGCGGTGGGCGAGAAGATGGCCGCCGCGATCGGCCAGGTGCCCTACGCGGCCTCGGTGAAGGTCGGGCTGCAGTTCAAGCGCCGTTTCTGGGAAGAGGACGAGGCGATCTACGGCGGCATCAGCTACACCGACCTGCCGATCACCCTGATCGGCTATCCGAGCACCGGCTTCCAGAGCGCCGGCAAGGGCGTGCTGCTCGGCGCCTACGTGTGGGGGCTGGAGGCGTTCGAGTTCACCTCGATGACGCCGCAGCAACGCGTGGCCAAGGCGGTGGAGTACGGCACCCAGCTGCATCCGCAATATCCGCGCGAATTCGACAACGGCATCGCCGTGGGCTGGCACCGGGTGCCGTTCACCCACGGCTGCTTCGGCGTGTGGAGCGACGCCGCGCGCGCCGAGCACTACGAGAACCTGTGCCGGATCGACGGCCGCATCGCGCTCGCCGGTGAGCACGCCTCGTACATCCCGGCCTGGCAGGAAGGAGCCATCACTTCGGCGCTGGACGCGATCGAGCGCCTGCATCGCCGCGTCGTCAACGGAGCCCGCGCATGAAGCTGGATCGTCACTGGATGCTCGCCGCGGCGGTCGCCGCCGCCGTGCTCGCGCTGATGCTGCCGCCGGCGATCGGCCCGGCCGCGGCGCAGAGTTCCGATGCCACCCCGCTGTATCCGCAGGCCACGTTCGCCACCGCTTCCGGCGCCACCGTGTACGCGGCGATCTGCCAGGGCTGCCACATGCCCGGCGGGCAGGGCGCGCGCGGCGGCGGCGAGTATCCGCCGCTGGCCGGCAACCCCAAGGTGGCCGCGGCGCCGTACGTGGCGATGATGGTGCTCGACGGCCGCGGCGGCATGCCCGGCTTCGGCGCCATGCTCAACGACCAGCAGGTCGCCGAGGTGGTGCACTACGTGCGCAGCCAGTTCGGCAACGACTATCCCGGCAGGCTCAGCGCCGACGAGGTGCGCACGCTGCGGCATTGAGCCGCGACGTTCTTCATTCCCTTTTCGATCGCCAGGAGTTCCGCATGCGCCATTGCTTCGTTTCCCGCTCGTTCCGTGCCGGCCTGTGCGCCGCGCTGTGGCTGCCCGCCCTGGCCGGCGCCGCCGAGATCGTGCGCCACAAGATTCCCAACAGCGACTTCCCGATTTCCGCGGCGGTGGAGATCCCGGCCGGCAAGACCACGGTCTATCTCAGCGGCGCGGTGCCGCGGCCGATCGACCCGGACGCGCCGAAGGATTCGCCCGCCGTCTACGGCGACACCAAGGCGCAGACCGTCAGCGTGCTGGCGCAGATCAAGGCACAGCTGGAAGGCATGGGCCTGGGCATGCGCGACGTGGTCAAGATGCAGGCGTTCCTGGTCGGCGACCCGGCATTGGGCGGGAAGATGGATTTCGCCGGGTTCATGGACGGCTACCGGCAGTTCTTCGGCACGCCCGAGCAACCCAACCTGCCGTCGCGCTCGGCGTTCCAGATCGCTGCACTGGGCAATCCGCTGTATCGCATCGAGATCGAAGTGGTCGCGGTGCGTCCGTAGCTTCTTTCCCACGTTTCCCAAGGAGTCCGTCATGCAGCAACCGTCGCGTTCGCGCCGCACCTTCCTCAAGGAGTCGGCGCTGGTCGCCGCGGCCGGCCTCGGCACGCCATGGCTGGCGCAGGCCGCGTCCGGCGCGGCGCAGGCGGCCAGCGCCGACCTGGCGCCGGTGTTGATCAACGCCAACGAATATCCCGGCGGCCCGTCGCCGGCCGCGCAGCGCGCGATCGCCGCGATCGCGTCCAGCGGCGGCCGCTACCTGGGCGAACTGCAGCTGGAATTGCTGCAGACCCTCGCCGCCCAGCTCGGCGTGGGTATCGATCACCTGATGGCCTACGCCGGTTCCACCGAGCCGCTGGACTACACCATGCTGGCGTTCACTTCGCCCAGCGCGTCGCTGGTCACCGCCGATCCCACCTTCGAGTCCGGCTGGCGCGCCGCCGCGCGCAACGGCGCCAAGGTGATCAAGATCCCGCTGCGCAAGGACGACGCGCACGACGTGCAGGCGATGTGCGCCGCCGACGCCAACGCCGGGGTGCTCTACATCTGCAACCCGAACAATCCCACCGGCTCGGTGGCCGCGCGCAAGGACCTGGACTACGCGCTGGCGCACAAGCCCAAGGGCAGCGTGCTGGTGGTCGACGAGGCGTACCTGCATTTCTCCGACAGCGCCGGCAGCATGGTCGATCGCGTCGCCGCCGGCGACGACGTGATCGTGCTGCGCACTTTCTCCAAGCTCTACGGCATGGCCGGCATCCGCCTGGGTTATGCGGTGGCGCGGCCGGAGCTGCTGGCCAAGCTGAAGTTCTACAGCGTCAACAGCCTGCCGGTGACCGCGGTCGCCGCCGGCCTGGCCAGCCTGCGCGACCCGGCGCTGGTGCCGCAGCGGCGCGCGCTCAACAGCGCCATCCGCAACGACGTGGTGCGCTGGCTCGCCGCGCAGGGACATGCGTGCACCGCCTCGGAAAGCAATTGCTTCATGGTCGACGTGCAGCGCCCGGCCAAGGAATTCATGGACGCGATGGCGACCTATGGCGTGTTCGTCGGCCGCAGCTGGGCGCTGTGGCCGAACCGTTCGCGCATCACCGTCGGCACCGCGGCGGAGATGGCGCGGTTCAAGCACGCGTTCGCGCAGGTGGCGGCCGGCAAGCGCGGGCCGCTGCCGGTACCGCCGCCGCCGCTGGCGCTGCACGATCCGCTGCATGGATTCTTCCGCAACGCCTAGCGCGGCGTGCTGCGTTCGATGCTGCAGTGCACGAGCGTTCGTCGTTGACAAACATTTGCGCAAAGGCAGACAGTCGTGGGACGCCGCTGCGCGCGCAGCGCATGCCGGCGCGTGGCGCGACCCTGGGCCGTTCCCACTGCCAAGGAGTCCGTCTTGAAAGCGAAGTCGCTGTTTCCCCTGCTGGTCCTCGCCGCGCTCGCGTTCGCGCCGTCGGCCTGGGCCAAGACCTGTGCGGTGACCATCACCGGCACCGACCAGATGTCCTTCGACCAGACCCAGATCAAGGTCGCCGCCGACTGCACCGAAGTGGCGCTGACCCTCAAGCACAGCGGCAAGCTCACCGCCGCGGTGATGGGCCACAACTGGGTGCTGACCAAGACCCCGGACTTCCAGGCGGTGGCCAATGCCGGCACCAGTTCCAGCCTGGCCGACAACTACCTGCCCAAGAGCGACGCGCGGATCATCGCGCACACCAAGGTGATCGGCGCCGGGCAGTCGGATACGGTCAAGTTCTCCACCGCCAAGTTGAGCAAGGGCGGCGACTACACGTTCTTCTGCTCGTTCCCGGGGCACTGGGCGATGATGAAGGGCAAGTTCGTGTTCGGTTGAGTCGCGCCGCGCCATCGGTTGCGACTAGCGATTCCGCTGCGGATTCTTCCGAACATGATGGCGCCGCGTCGGCCTGCTCCGACTTGCCGGCTGCGTTCGTCGCGGCTGAAGCCGCTCCTACAGGGGCGATCCGCCTACTGGCCGGTTCCGCGCCGACTCCACCTGTAGGAGCGACTTCAGTCGCGACAGGCTTTCTCGGTCACGCCTGTCGCGACTGAAGTCGCTCCCACAAAATAGCGACGACGTTCGCGATTGCGATGCTGTCGCACTCAATCCAATGCCGCATCCGGTGGCGGCGCGCGCTGCAGCAGCCCGCGCTGCAGCGCGCTGGCCAGCGCCGCCTCGCGGGTGCCGGCTTCGAGCTTGCGGTACAGGTTCTTCAGGTGGAACTTGACCGTATTCTCCGACAGCGCCAGGCGCCGCGCGATCTGCTTGTTCGCGTCGCCCTGCGCCAGCAGCGCCAGCACTTCCAGCTCGCGTTCGCTGAACAGGTCGGCGCCGCTGTCCTGGTGGTGGCGCAGCTTGTCGAGCAGCGCCTGGATGGTCATCGCCAGCGTGGTGTTCGGCGCCGCCTGCGGATCCTGCTGGCGCGCCATGCGCAGCAGCGCCTTGCCCGGCACCCCCAGTTCCAGTAGGCATTGCCAGGCCTGGGTACTGGCCACGTGCTGCAGCGCATGGCGCAGATACGGCAGCGCGGCGGCGGATTCGCCGCGGT encodes:
- a CDS encoding TonB-dependent receptor plug domain-containing protein — protein: MSKRLQSDRLAQSVCTALCTARHGHALATLTLLLAGAPALPALAEEPAGEAKTLDAITVISTGTRKANMAVTDSPAPIQLVSAEMLKQSAAPDLINAIANQVPSYNANQTGNDMASQTLTASLRNLSPNHTLVLVNGKRRHITSNVNTTTGAASADLSFIPAAAIDHVEVLTDGAAALYGSDAIAGVINIILKKNHEGGEVDAGYAGYKDGGGGTDAWGANIGFGSDAAYFSLSAEVENRKTVYRLGSYSYADCVANYADCSAVNPSMAEFLADDVEGMTLNGRFPNVNAWLNPPEVHRKALFFNSGAVLSDTLEFYAFGSYGKKTAQSEENYRRPSQDGGYVDPVSGEVSHKYPLGFNPSEASDEVDYELTAGLKGVLADWSWDFSSSYGKNEMDVYTLNSMNFSLWQDYGSSPEDFYDGSFWASQWTTNLNATHDFDVGLSQPLTFNAGIEYRRDQYGIDPGDPASYYGAGASSFPGYNPLFNTGSYSRHSYAAYADVVFNPTEKWLLDVAGRYENYSDFGSKVVGKLTTRFDLTDSFAVRGTASTGFRAPTLQEGYYSAVQVGPTSATPTLQPNSAAAAALGFGSLKPETSTNYSLGFVFRPMQNFDSTLDFYRITISDRIGVGTFEYSKAGQPGDTNGDGTPDAAYNAALGQALVDFGYLGGIDPAAPGGSLDATARQNISVAIFNNALKTRSSGVDWVTNYITEFDWGSIDWMLAANYNKTEVLSAKPAPEVLGGATMYSAATLINLENNAPKYRVNLGATFNVGKFSLRVTEAVYGPQYQLVAPYDEWNGDIFPDSVLSQLDVVDVNGAPYYKQKIGTMALTNVELTFRPTEQLTVSVGGDNVFNTYPDKIPSAAYDYLEKNYLSYYNSPYLTGSPIGYFGARYYAKLTYRF
- a CDS encoding NAD(P)/FAD-dependent oxidoreductase, with protein sequence MTRRQLLARIGLAGGGAMMYQAMHSLGLAAESRFAGVPRLDGDAKGASVLVLGAGLAGLTAAYELRKAGYRVQVLEYNARPGGRNWTLRGGDRYTELGGFEQQCGFDAGMYLNPGPWRIPHHHKAVLSYCKQFGVALEPFVQVNFNALLHSRDGFGGKPQRFRDIDADYKGHVAELLAKSTRQGALDAQVQREDQEILLESLRNWGALDKDFGYVKGRESSERRGFAKYPGGGLSGKPQFSEPFSAQDILRSRLWTTLAAGDNYEMQTAMFQPVGGMDQIGKAFARAVGDAIRYDARVTRIDQDARGVRVAYQDRAGAAQLATADWCVCTIPLSILSRIPLAVGEKMAAAIGQVPYAASVKVGLQFKRRFWEEDEAIYGGISYTDLPITLIGYPSTGFQSAGKGVLLGAYVWGLEAFEFTSMTPQQRVAKAVEYGTQLHPQYPREFDNGIAVGWHRVPFTHGCFGVWSDAARAEHYENLCRIDGRIALAGEHASYIPAWQEGAITSALDAIERLHRRVVNGARA
- a CDS encoding c-type cytochrome, with translation MKLDRHWMLAAAVAAAVLALMLPPAIGPAAAQSSDATPLYPQATFATASGATVYAAICQGCHMPGGQGARGGGEYPPLAGNPKVAAAPYVAMMVLDGRGGMPGFGAMLNDQQVAEVVHYVRSQFGNDYPGRLSADEVRTLRH
- a CDS encoding RidA family protein, whose protein sequence is MRHCFVSRSFRAGLCAALWLPALAGAAEIVRHKIPNSDFPISAAVEIPAGKTTVYLSGAVPRPIDPDAPKDSPAVYGDTKAQTVSVLAQIKAQLEGMGLGMRDVVKMQAFLVGDPALGGKMDFAGFMDGYRQFFGTPEQPNLPSRSAFQIAALGNPLYRIEIEVVAVRP
- a CDS encoding pyridoxal phosphate-dependent aminotransferase, whose amino-acid sequence is MQQPSRSRRTFLKESALVAAAGLGTPWLAQAASGAAQAASADLAPVLINANEYPGGPSPAAQRAIAAIASSGGRYLGELQLELLQTLAAQLGVGIDHLMAYAGSTEPLDYTMLAFTSPSASLVTADPTFESGWRAAARNGAKVIKIPLRKDDAHDVQAMCAADANAGVLYICNPNNPTGSVAARKDLDYALAHKPKGSVLVVDEAYLHFSDSAGSMVDRVAAGDDVIVLRTFSKLYGMAGIRLGYAVARPELLAKLKFYSVNSLPVTAVAAGLASLRDPALVPQRRALNSAIRNDVVRWLAAQGHACTASESNCFMVDVQRPAKEFMDAMATYGVFVGRSWALWPNRSRITVGTAAEMARFKHAFAQVAAGKRGPLPVPPPPLALHDPLHGFFRNA
- the azu gene encoding azurin; protein product: MSFDQTQIKVAADCTEVALTLKHSGKLTAAVMGHNWVLTKTPDFQAVANAGTSSSLADNYLPKSDARIIAHTKVIGAGQSDTVKFSTAKLSKGGDYTFFCSFPGHWAMMKGKFVFG